A single window of Sporosarcina sp. FSL W7-1349 DNA harbors:
- a CDS encoding glycerophosphodiester phosphodiesterase family protein, which translates to MKKFKRYIKRLIIFLLVLAAFIYLNNSNLFTQAKDEAPLLLAHRGMGQTFPMEEIASDTCTAERIYEPEHSYLENTIPSMKAAFEAGADVVEFDVHPTKDGQFAVFHDWTLECRTNGEGVTREHTMAELKQLDLGYGYTADKGETYPFRGKGVGLMPSLEEVLSYFPEESFLIHIKSDDPEEGIQLAQFLSKLPNEQLKQLTVYGGDQPIHSVKEMLPELRVMSIATMKSCMIPYISMGWTGYVPSACHNTQIHIPENYAPWMWGWPDKFITRLENVGTRVIMVAGNGGWSEGFDTTEDLKRLPSHYTGGVWTNRIDVIARDLQE; encoded by the coding sequence ATGAAGAAATTTAAAAGATATATTAAAAGACTAATCATATTTTTATTGGTCCTGGCAGCCTTCATCTATTTAAATAACAGCAATCTGTTTACTCAAGCGAAAGATGAAGCTCCTTTGCTATTAGCGCATAGAGGGATGGGCCAAACCTTCCCTATGGAGGAGATTGCCAGTGATACATGCACAGCAGAGAGGATCTATGAACCAGAACATTCTTACTTAGAGAATACGATTCCTTCAATGAAGGCTGCCTTTGAAGCTGGAGCCGACGTCGTTGAATTTGACGTTCACCCTACAAAAGACGGTCAGTTTGCTGTTTTCCACGATTGGACACTTGAGTGCAGAACGAATGGTGAAGGAGTGACTCGGGAGCACACCATGGCAGAACTGAAACAACTGGATCTTGGATATGGTTATACAGCAGATAAAGGAGAAACATACCCGTTTCGAGGTAAAGGGGTGGGGCTGATGCCTTCCCTTGAAGAAGTTTTGTCTTATTTCCCGGAAGAATCATTTTTAATTCATATTAAAAGTGATGATCCTGAGGAAGGAATTCAACTGGCACAATTTCTGTCCAAACTGCCAAACGAACAGTTAAAACAACTGACTGTCTACGGCGGAGACCAACCGATTCACTCAGTAAAAGAAATGCTCCCCGAACTTCGTGTGATGTCTATAGCTACTATGAAAAGTTGCATGATCCCTTATATTTCCATGGGCTGGACAGGTTATGTCCCCTCGGCTTGCCATAATACGCAAATTCATATCCCGGAAAATTATGCCCCCTGGATGTGGGGTTGGCCGGATAAATTTATAACTAGATTGGAAAATGTAGGGACCCGTGTAATTATGGTGGCGGGAAATGGAGGATGGTCGGAAGGTTTTGATACAACTGAGGATTTGAAGCGACTGCCTTCTCATTATACCGGCGGTGTTTGGACTAATAGAATAGACGTTATTGCTCGTGATTTACAAGAATAA
- a CDS encoding homoserine/threonine efflux transporter — translation MDNLLTYISIAAMIVIIPGADTMLLVKNTLSYGPKAGRYTVLGMAMGLSFWTLIAILGLSVVIAKSVVLFSIIKYLGAAYLIYLGIKSFFTKSVFSLKDIQSQANTPTKYSNRHNKSSFMQALLNNILNPKTVLVYITIMPQFINLDGNVKQQLVVLAFILTFLAVLWFLFLVTLIDYAKKWLNNPIFQKVFQKSTGLVLIGFGVKTGI, via the coding sequence ATGGACAATTTACTAACCTATATCTCAATAGCTGCGATGATTGTGATCATACCCGGAGCAGATACGATGTTACTTGTAAAAAACACACTTAGCTATGGTCCAAAAGCTGGGCGTTATACAGTCCTTGGAATGGCAATGGGGCTTTCTTTTTGGACATTGATTGCGATACTTGGCTTGTCAGTTGTCATTGCAAAGTCCGTCGTTCTTTTCAGTATCATCAAATATTTGGGAGCCGCTTACTTAATTTATTTAGGGATTAAAAGTTTTTTTACAAAAAGCGTATTTTCTTTAAAAGACATTCAATCTCAAGCCAATACGCCTACAAAATATTCAAATCGGCATAATAAAAGTTCTTTTATGCAAGCGCTGCTTAATAATATCCTGAATCCAAAGACTGTTTTAGTTTATATCACAATCATGCCGCAGTTTATCAATTTGGACGGAAATGTCAAACAGCAGTTGGTCGTATTAGCCTTCATCCTAACCTTCCTCGCTGTATTGTGGTTTCTATTTCTTGTTACCCTAATAGATTACGCAAAAAAATGGTTGAACAATCCGATATTCCAGAAGGTATTCCAAAAGTCAACAGGCTTAGTTTTAATAGGGTTTGGTGTAAAAACAGGAATTTAA
- a CDS encoding TrmB family transcriptional regulator, with the protein MKETILDTLKNLNFTEYEAKAYLTLLEESPLTGYAVAKNSGVPRSRIYEVLDSLVMRGDILVSLGNTPQYTPVPAKELIKNRRIRAEENFELAEKSLAEFESSTNDRENIWNIMGRNEILDKVKTCIAAAKKRILLEIWKEEYEELEPELRQAANRGVHVIIIAYGEIVSDFATVYLHYMGHEITEEYGGQWLVFSGDDSEVVAGIVSLGKDSRAAWTMHVGLVMPITEVMIHDLYLMEIMEKHRELLEESFGKNLIHLRRKFSIHPDFKKHYVK; encoded by the coding sequence ATGAAGGAAACTATTTTGGATACATTAAAAAATCTGAATTTTACCGAATATGAAGCGAAAGCCTATCTTACCCTATTGGAAGAATCACCATTAACCGGTTATGCAGTAGCCAAAAATTCCGGAGTTCCGCGTTCCAGAATATATGAAGTGCTGGACAGTCTTGTCATGCGCGGAGATATTCTGGTGAGTCTCGGAAATACGCCACAGTATACGCCCGTCCCTGCCAAAGAGTTGATTAAAAATCGCCGAATAAGAGCGGAAGAGAATTTTGAACTGGCGGAAAAATCATTAGCGGAATTCGAAAGTTCCACAAATGACCGTGAAAATATCTGGAATATCATGGGACGTAATGAAATACTCGATAAAGTAAAAACATGTATAGCAGCTGCTAAAAAAAGAATTCTCTTAGAAATTTGGAAAGAGGAATACGAGGAACTGGAGCCTGAACTTAGGCAGGCCGCAAATCGAGGGGTCCATGTAATCATTATTGCGTACGGAGAAATCGTCTCCGATTTTGCTACTGTTTACTTGCATTATATGGGTCATGAAATTACAGAAGAATATGGCGGCCAATGGCTTGTTTTTAGTGGGGATGATTCAGAAGTAGTTGCGGGGATTGTCTCACTGGGGAAAGATAGCCGCGCAGCATGGACCATGCATGTCGGTTTGGTCATGCCCATTACAGAAGTCATGATTCATGATTTGTATCTCATGGAAATCATGGAGAAACATCGAGAGCTCTTGGAAGAAAGTTTTGGGAAGAACCTCATCCATTTACGTCGTAAATTTTCGATCCATCCTGATTTTAAAAAGCATTATGTGAAATAG
- a CDS encoding monooxygenase produces the protein MAYVLQVDFKMDGPFGDEMAEAFTDLAKSINEEEGFIWKIWTENPETKEAGGIYSFETKETAGKYLEMHAKRLAGFGVTDINAKIFDVNSKLTAINKGPIK, from the coding sequence ATGGCATACGTATTACAAGTGGATTTTAAAATGGATGGACCATTCGGAGATGAAATGGCGGAGGCGTTTACTGATTTAGCAAAAAGCATCAACGAAGAAGAGGGGTTCATATGGAAGATTTGGACAGAGAACCCCGAAACAAAAGAAGCTGGCGGGATTTACAGTTTCGAAACAAAAGAAACAGCTGGAAAATATCTAGAAATGCACGCTAAAAGATTAGCGGGCTTTGGAGTTACGGACATCAACGCAAAGATATTTGACGTTAATTCTAAGCTTACTGCTATTAATAAAGGACCGATAAAGTAA
- a CDS encoding DsbA family oxidoreductase, protein MRGNKLKNNLNMICDLETGVCGVAGEEDMEIIDFNQPEKKVNLYYVTDPICSHCWAIEPTLRRFLEQYGHYFNFHTVMGGLLEKWHDGPIDPANGIYKPADVAGHWREVGEYSRMPIDGTLMIDNPVQSSYPASRVCKVIQKNHDDATAFVYLRRAREALFAFNQNISDQSVLIEIVNKLGLDGEATVHEAEQPIGQQLLNKDFELTRSLGARGFPTIIMMNEENKGVKIVGGRPFEYYVDGLKQVLHLEELQPKQQPSLSSLLEKEKLLFSKEIEVMYDVEQLEVHAFIEKELSPDRYQAKEILGEFYFTTTN, encoded by the coding sequence ATGAGGGGAAACAAATTGAAGAATAATCTTAATATGATTTGTGATTTAGAAACGGGTGTATGCGGAGTAGCTGGAGAAGAAGATATGGAGATCATTGATTTTAATCAACCAGAAAAAAAGGTGAATCTTTATTATGTAACGGATCCTATTTGTTCCCACTGCTGGGCCATTGAACCGACACTCCGCCGTTTTTTAGAGCAATATGGTCATTATTTTAACTTTCATACGGTTATGGGTGGCTTACTGGAAAAGTGGCATGACGGACCAATTGATCCTGCAAACGGCATTTATAAACCAGCTGATGTTGCAGGACATTGGAGAGAAGTGGGTGAATATTCAAGAATGCCGATTGATGGCACTTTAATGATTGATAATCCAGTTCAATCCTCTTACCCGGCCTCTCGTGTATGTAAAGTAATTCAAAAAAATCATGACGATGCCACAGCATTTGTCTATTTACGCCGCGCAAGGGAAGCACTTTTCGCATTTAATCAAAATATTTCAGACCAATCCGTTCTAATTGAAATCGTAAACAAACTGGGTCTTGACGGAGAAGCCACTGTACATGAAGCAGAACAGCCAATCGGACAACAATTATTGAATAAAGATTTTGAGCTAACAAGAAGCTTAGGGGCTAGAGGTTTTCCTACGATTATTATGATGAATGAGGAGAATAAAGGTGTGAAGATTGTTGGGGGACGCCCATTTGAATACTATGTTGATGGATTAAAACAAGTTTTACATTTGGAAGAACTTCAACCAAAACAACAGCCGTCTCTTTCCAGTTTGCTTGAAAAAGAAAAACTGCTATTTTCCAAAGAAATTGAAGTCATGTACGACGTTGAACAATTAGAAGTTCATGCTTTTATTGAAAAAGAGCTTTCACCAGACCGTTATCAGGCAAAGGAAATTCTAGGGGAATTCTATTTTACAACTACTAATTAA
- a CDS encoding NADPH-dependent FMN reductase: MIKIGIITGSTRDSRVNVQVAEWVKSIADQRTNAEFEVVDIKEYNLPKFNEPIPAIMSQDYQAPEAKEWSQKINELDGFVFVTPEYNKAITSGLKDAIDYLYVEWNNKAAGIVSYGSTLGVTAANNLRLILTVPKVATVGTQPALSLFTDFEEMRTFKPAPFHEETVQTMLNEVVVWSTALKTIR; this comes from the coding sequence ATGATTAAAATTGGTATTATTACAGGGAGTACTCGTGATTCTCGAGTAAACGTTCAAGTTGCAGAATGGGTGAAATCCATTGCGGATCAGAGAACGAATGCCGAATTTGAGGTGGTGGATATTAAAGAATACAATCTGCCAAAATTCAATGAACCGATCCCTGCAATTATGTCACAGGATTATCAAGCACCAGAAGCAAAGGAATGGTCACAAAAAATTAATGAACTGGATGGCTTTGTTTTTGTCACTCCGGAATATAACAAAGCCATTACGTCCGGGTTAAAAGATGCGATCGACTATCTATATGTTGAGTGGAATAATAAAGCCGCCGGAATTGTAAGTTATGGTTCAACTCTTGGCGTTACAGCAGCTAACAATTTGCGACTGATTCTAACTGTACCAAAAGTGGCAACAGTAGGCACTCAGCCAGCACTCAGTCTTTTTACTGATTTTGAAGAAATGCGCACCTTTAAACCGGCACCTTTTCATGAAGAAACCGTTCAAACGATGCTAAATGAAGTCGTCGTTTGGTCTACTGCATTGAAAACCATTAGATAA
- a CDS encoding TetR/AcrR family transcriptional regulator: MTQPKTDPRIQRTRKLIMDSFIELSGKKEFKEITVKDITAEAMINRATFYYHFEDIYDLLEKVLSEVLLVNLDCDDYRNNELDEETLVNIFTAITNFQMSLSNRCHRGYEDTIARIIREQLEIIFYKMLLFQNKTEEDEALKITAVLLSWGIYGTSVEWRRNGKEMLPEDFIKLAIPSILSGIGFGSTGEQI, translated from the coding sequence ATGACTCAACCAAAGACGGATCCCCGAATTCAACGTACCCGTAAGTTAATCATGGATTCTTTTATCGAACTTTCCGGGAAAAAAGAATTTAAGGAGATTACTGTTAAGGATATTACAGCTGAGGCTATGATCAATCGTGCCACTTTCTATTATCATTTTGAGGATATATACGATTTACTGGAAAAAGTGTTATCAGAAGTGCTGTTAGTAAATTTAGATTGTGATGACTACCGAAATAACGAGCTAGATGAAGAAACATTAGTCAACATTTTCACGGCGATCACAAATTTTCAAATGTCATTATCCAATCGTTGTCATAGAGGATACGAGGATACCATTGCTCGTATTATTCGAGAACAGCTCGAAATCATTTTTTACAAAATGTTGTTATTCCAAAATAAAACTGAAGAAGATGAAGCTCTAAAAATTACTGCTGTCCTATTAAGCTGGGGGATTTACGGGACTTCTGTAGAATGGAGAAGAAACGGTAAGGAGATGCTGCCAGAAGACTTTATCAAATTGGCAATCCCTTCTATACTTTCCGGCATCGGTTTTGGGTCTACTGGCGAACAAATCTAA
- a CDS encoding alpha/beta fold hydrolase, translated as MITEVNGCSIYYEIFGEENTETIFFIHGAPGLGDCRSDIKAFSSLSKNFRLVFLDMRGSGRSADVPPYTHEQWTADIDELRKQVGVDKIHILGGSYGGFLALEYAIRYPDQVLSVMLRDTAANNNSSEDSINRALEANLKGLNEDNLVRLFQGKVRTNEELKDTFFKIQPLYTVEYDEEKTREKIDSIYYHYATHNYAFSENKKTYDISEDIKSIKVPVLITVGIHDWITPVESSDLLAKNIPDNTYIKFENSGHSPHIEENEKYLEHVREFLSSVTAKQQ; from the coding sequence ATGATAACAGAAGTGAATGGATGTTCAATCTACTATGAAATTTTTGGTGAAGAAAACACGGAAACTATTTTCTTTATCCATGGGGCGCCTGGTTTAGGAGATTGCCGAAGCGATATTAAAGCATTTTCCTCATTATCTAAAAACTTTAGACTCGTCTTTTTAGACATGAGAGGAAGTGGGCGTTCGGCAGATGTTCCTCCTTATACACATGAGCAGTGGACAGCAGATATTGATGAACTTAGGAAACAAGTAGGCGTTGATAAAATACATATATTGGGTGGTAGTTATGGCGGTTTCTTGGCATTGGAATATGCGATCCGTTATCCTGACCAAGTTCTTAGCGTCATGTTGAGAGATACAGCAGCTAACAACAATTCAAGTGAAGATTCGATCAATAGAGCTTTGGAAGCCAATTTAAAGGGCTTGAATGAGGATAATTTAGTTCGTCTGTTCCAAGGGAAAGTGCGTACAAATGAAGAACTAAAGGATACATTTTTCAAGATACAGCCACTTTATACAGTAGAATATGATGAAGAAAAAACAAGAGAAAAAATTGACTCGATTTATTATCATTATGCCACCCATAATTACGCCTTTAGTGAAAACAAAAAAACATATGATATTAGTGAGGATATTAAATCCATCAAAGTTCCCGTGCTCATCACGGTAGGGATCCATGACTGGATTACTCCGGTTGAATCCTCTGACTTGCTGGCAAAGAATATTCCTGACAATACGTATATTAAGTTTGAGAACAGCGGTCACTCACCGCATATTGAAGAGAATGAAAAATATTTAGAACATGTTAGAGAATTCCTATCTAGTGTTACGGCAAAACAACAATAA
- a CDS encoding alpha/beta fold hydrolase: MQVQSEHININGASLYVTQMGTSNKEKIIFLHGGPGLGDSRADQVTFAPLADQYHVTFIDLRGCGKSSDTPPFTHAQWVEDIETLRKTLGFTKFALHGSSYGGFLVQEYAAKYPENVSHIALNVTCPDGTNDLKAIENAKQSDRCHLSDKELERLFQGEVMNNEDFRYLYAGIQPLYMVTADKERDEEKLNQIMFHYQTHNEAFRNLKNFDMKPVLGRLNMPALITAGEKDWITPPLYSEQIHELMPSSAYVLFKDYGHSLVREQSVIYLELLRRFLSNRIEARKEKYEVIGGEIL; encoded by the coding sequence ATGCAAGTTCAATCGGAGCATATAAATATAAATGGAGCATCTTTGTACGTAACCCAAATGGGTACATCCAATAAGGAAAAGATCATTTTCCTGCATGGGGGTCCTGGATTAGGGGATTCTCGTGCAGATCAAGTCACCTTTGCACCTTTAGCCGATCAGTATCATGTGACGTTCATTGATTTACGTGGATGCGGCAAATCTTCGGATACGCCGCCCTTTACCCATGCCCAGTGGGTTGAGGATATTGAGACGCTTCGAAAAACACTGGGTTTCACAAAATTTGCGCTCCACGGTTCTTCGTATGGAGGATTTTTAGTACAGGAGTATGCCGCGAAGTATCCTGAAAATGTCTCGCATATAGCCTTAAACGTAACTTGCCCGGATGGAACGAACGATTTGAAAGCCATTGAAAATGCGAAACAGAGTGATCGGTGTCACTTGTCAGACAAAGAACTGGAAAGACTATTTCAAGGGGAAGTAATGAACAACGAGGACTTCCGTTATTTGTACGCGGGGATTCAACCGTTATATATGGTCACTGCCGATAAAGAACGGGATGAGGAAAAGCTCAACCAGATTATGTTTCATTATCAAACACATAATGAAGCATTTCGGAATTTAAAAAACTTCGATATGAAACCCGTTTTGGGAAGGTTAAACATGCCTGCTCTCATCACTGCTGGTGAGAAGGATTGGATTACCCCTCCTCTATATAGTGAGCAAATTCATGAATTAATGCCAAGTTCAGCATACGTCCTTTTTAAAGATTATGGCCATTCCTTAGTTCGTGAACAGTCGGTAATTTATTTGGAATTATTAAGAAGGTTTTTGAGTAATCGCATTGAGGCCCGGAAAGAGAAATACGAAGTAATAGGAGGAGAGATTTTATGA
- a CDS encoding ABC transporter permease, producing MSITTTNDTVGLPSSQVKPKKINAWGRIKKNKAAMAALVFLIVTHILVFVGPFVWTVNPDATSPANMLQGISSAHPLGTDDLGRDVLARMMKGGQITLLVGFGAMAFTILIGGLVGMLAGYYGKWVDVILMRFTEAMLSIPNFFLALVALTVFGKSPMMVVLVIAFTSWMEIARVVYGETLKWRKSEFVEASEALGSSSIRTLVKHIMPQIIPSIIVSSTLGIAWAILTESAISYLGLGIQPPTATWGNMLQNAQQYIWTTPMLGILPGIAIALVVLAYNFLGDGLRDALDPKHTGGN from the coding sequence ATGTCCATTACGACAACCAATGATACAGTGGGTCTTCCAAGTAGTCAGGTGAAACCGAAAAAGATTAACGCATGGGGACGAATAAAAAAGAATAAAGCAGCAATGGCGGCTTTAGTATTTTTAATAGTCACCCATATTCTTGTGTTTGTAGGTCCATTTGTTTGGACCGTAAACCCGGATGCCACAAGTCCGGCCAATATGTTACAGGGAATAAGCAGCGCCCACCCATTAGGCACGGATGATCTGGGAAGAGATGTATTGGCCCGCATGATGAAGGGGGGACAAATTACACTTTTAGTCGGTTTCGGGGCGATGGCTTTTACCATATTGATTGGCGGCCTCGTTGGAATGCTTGCCGGGTACTATGGCAAATGGGTAGATGTAATTTTAATGCGCTTTACGGAGGCAATGCTCTCAATTCCTAACTTCTTTTTAGCTCTTGTAGCACTTACTGTATTTGGAAAGAGTCCCATGATGGTAGTCTTGGTGATTGCCTTTACATCATGGATGGAAATTGCGCGGGTTGTCTACGGGGAAACATTGAAATGGAGAAAAAGCGAGTTTGTAGAAGCATCCGAAGCACTCGGGTCTTCCTCCATCCGAACTTTGGTAAAGCATATAATGCCTCAAATCATTCCGTCTATTATAGTGTCAAGTACGCTTGGGATTGCATGGGCGATTCTAACTGAAAGTGCTATCAGCTATTTAGGGTTAGGCATTCAGCCGCCTACTGCTACGTGGGGCAATATGCTGCAAAATGCTCAACAATATATTTGGACAACTCCGATGCTCGGAATTTTGCCTGGCATAGCCATTGCGTTAGTTGTACTAGCATATAACTTCTTGGGTGATGGCTTGCGAGATGCCTTGGATCCAAAGCATACGGGAGGGAATTAA
- a CDS encoding ABC transporter permease has translation MTQFIAKRLFQSIILIFIVTVITFFIMNLAPGGPSSMMRMDATAEERAAIAEQLGLNEPVIIRYKDWLFSALSGDLGISLSSGQPVIERIQERFPYTFQLTAVTLIVSTVLGILLGVLSAIRRNKWQDHLINFGSVAGLSIPSFWMAIMFILLFSVELQWLPSSGVGDASFADKFKSMLMPVVILSASTLPTIVRFTRSSMLEVINQNYVRTARAKGAKEKKVIYYHALKNALIPVVSIIGVLIPRLLGGAVIVETVFGWPGMGRLIVEASQGRDYNLVMGVTVFVTILVIISNFVVDIIYSKLDPRMKAY, from the coding sequence ATGACACAATTCATTGCAAAACGACTTTTTCAGAGTATCATTCTCATCTTCATCGTTACAGTCATTACATTTTTTATTATGAATTTAGCTCCTGGTGGACCATCTTCTATGATGCGCATGGATGCTACGGCAGAAGAGCGTGCAGCTATCGCTGAGCAATTGGGCTTAAACGAACCGGTAATTATTCGTTATAAGGATTGGTTATTCTCTGCCCTGTCTGGAGACCTGGGTATATCACTTTCCAGTGGTCAGCCCGTCATAGAACGAATACAGGAGCGTTTTCCCTACACTTTTCAGTTGACCGCAGTAACACTTATTGTTTCTACCGTTTTGGGGATTTTGTTAGGTGTTTTGTCAGCGATCCGAAGAAACAAATGGCAAGACCATCTTATCAATTTTGGAAGTGTAGCGGGTCTTTCTATTCCTTCATTTTGGATGGCAATTATGTTTATTTTGCTTTTTTCTGTAGAACTGCAATGGCTCCCTTCGTCGGGAGTAGGAGATGCCTCGTTTGCCGATAAATTCAAAAGTATGCTTATGCCAGTTGTTATATTATCTGCAAGCACCCTGCCTACAATTGTGCGCTTCACCCGCTCCTCTATGTTAGAAGTAATCAATCAAAACTATGTACGAACTGCAAGAGCTAAGGGAGCCAAGGAGAAAAAAGTGATTTATTATCATGCTTTAAAAAATGCGCTAATTCCAGTCGTGTCGATAATTGGGGTTTTGATTCCTCGCCTCCTTGGCGGCGCTGTCATTGTAGAAACGGTATTTGGATGGCCCGGAATGGGGCGCTTAATTGTTGAAGCTTCACAAGGGCGGGACTATAACTTGGTCATGGGTGTTACTGTTTTTGTCACAATCCTAGTTATTATTTCGAATTTTGTCGTTGACATAATCTATTCCAAGCTGGACCCAAGAATGAAAGCCTATTAA
- a CDS encoding ABC transporter substrate-binding protein, which produces MRNISKWLIGLSLLAIFLVACSKDNSQNENKNNDEANQEANTSEPVAGGEISMPIAADPTFNTWHPNAYAESNIVNRIIFTGLTKPGKDLTPAPALAEKWEASEDGLTWTFHLRENVKWHDGEPFTAEDVVFTFNNLVLDGSMGANGASNYKSLKEVTMVDEHTVEFHLERPWAALPAYLAFNSEIMPKHKLGEGDPWNNTDFNKKNPMGTGPYKIESFLPGQSVILVKNEDFYEGVPNLDKVTYKIVPDANTQIAQAFSKELDYFVLEDMSALKRIESSKDLEVTSADITRYFWIALNHEDERFKDVRVSQAITHAIDRQAIIDSVMQGYGTIAHGPITPDQEVYYTDEVEQYPYDVEKAKQLLAEAGWEDTNGDGIVEKDGKPFTITFDIAIQGDLERIAQLVQQYLIEAGIDVKLNVLEWNAMIQKDIIERDYEMLLNWWSYPTDPDVYAQYSSENAGTGNNIPGYKDPKLDELLSKGQATSDQEERAAIYREVQEYMSETLPYIYLWYPKELQLRNSKLKGLPDMYYGATLHYIHEWYLEN; this is translated from the coding sequence ATGAGAAATATTTCAAAATGGCTGATAGGTTTAAGTTTACTTGCCATCTTCTTAGTTGCATGTTCAAAAGATAATTCGCAGAATGAAAACAAAAATAATGATGAAGCCAATCAGGAGGCAAACACAAGTGAACCTGTGGCGGGCGGAGAAATTTCAATGCCGATTGCGGCTGATCCGACGTTCAACACTTGGCATCCGAATGCATATGCCGAATCCAATATTGTCAACCGTATTATTTTTACAGGATTGACTAAGCCAGGTAAGGATTTAACGCCAGCACCTGCTCTTGCAGAGAAATGGGAAGCGTCAGAAGACGGTTTAACATGGACATTCCATCTGCGTGAAAATGTCAAATGGCATGACGGCGAGCCGTTTACAGCCGAAGATGTCGTGTTTACGTTTAACAACCTTGTTCTAGATGGTTCGATGGGGGCGAATGGGGCTTCCAACTATAAATCCTTAAAAGAGGTCACGATGGTCGACGAACATACAGTCGAGTTTCATTTAGAACGTCCATGGGCTGCACTGCCGGCTTATCTGGCATTTAACTCGGAAATCATGCCTAAGCATAAGCTGGGTGAAGGAGATCCTTGGAATAACACCGATTTTAATAAGAAAAATCCAATGGGAACGGGTCCGTATAAAATCGAAAGCTTTTTACCCGGACAAAGTGTGATACTCGTAAAAAACGAAGATTTTTATGAAGGCGTACCTAATCTGGACAAGGTTACATATAAAATTGTACCTGACGCCAACACACAAATTGCGCAAGCATTCAGTAAGGAACTGGATTACTTTGTATTGGAAGATATGTCGGCTCTTAAACGGATTGAAAGTTCAAAGGATTTGGAAGTGACTTCCGCAGACATAACAAGATACTTCTGGATAGCGCTGAATCACGAAGATGAGAGATTTAAAGATGTTAGAGTCAGCCAAGCGATAACACATGCAATTGATCGTCAGGCTATTATTGATTCTGTTATGCAAGGGTACGGCACAATCGCTCATGGTCCGATCACTCCTGACCAAGAAGTGTATTATACGGATGAAGTAGAGCAATATCCCTATGATGTAGAGAAGGCTAAACAATTGCTTGCAGAAGCGGGATGGGAAGATACGAATGGCGATGGAATTGTAGAAAAGGATGGAAAACCATTTACCATTACATTTGATATTGCCATACAAGGTGATTTGGAACGGATTGCTCAATTGGTCCAGCAATATCTCATTGAAGCAGGAATCGATGTTAAACTCAATGTCTTGGAATGGAATGCGATGATTCAAAAAGACATCATTGAGCGGGATTACGAAATGCTGCTGAACTGGTGGTCCTACCCTACAGATCCGGATGTATATGCTCAATACAGTTCGGAAAACGCCGGAACAGGAAATAATATCCCAGGTTACAAAGATCCTAAATTAGATGAATTGCTATCAAAAGGGCAAGCAACCAGTGATCAAGAAGAGCGAGCTGCGATTTATCGAGAAGTTCAAGAATATATGTCTGAAACGCTGCCGTATATTTATTTATGGTACCCGAAAGAACTACAATTGCGTAACAGCAAATTAAAGGGATTACCGGATATGTACTATGGCGCAACTCTCCATTATATCCATGAATGGTATTTAGAAAATTAA